One Chitinivibrionales bacterium genomic region harbors:
- a CDS encoding T9SS type A sorting domain-containing protein yields MRHLQRLSDGGSLFTLPFRVFIIITVLLTLATTPAAAQDTVDATTLVGKYMCGYQGWFECPGDGSGGGWFHWFNSQTPSYSSLNVDLFPDFTEYAASELFPTNMHYADGSVVKLNSAYPEATEMRHFKWMKDYGIDGAWVQRFGPKHVGWTDFTNKVLLNCKKAAETYGRVFVVMYDVSGANNATLFDDLTSDWKYLVDTFKVTQSVRYLKYKGKPLVSVWGFGFSDRSITTDVAQNIITWFQTGADPKYQATIMGGVNDDWRTTTTAWATVCRSVDIISPWLVGRFGDTAGADSWKASHLVPDIAECKSLGKDYLPVIWPGFSWANMHQGTTPQNQIPRLGGKLFWDQAYNCVSAGATMLYNAMFDEVDEATAILKACPKKSLAPADGYTLTLDADGYNLPSDWYLRLAGLAKQMLTGKIPVSKTMPIDPSNPSRVAKGVCQSMPGSWMERMSVNDNTLRIFLKSAGPVEIMIEKVNGRMAKVTRDNDASRTIEIPISDLSSGVYVARIKSGNSEFVSKIVR; encoded by the coding sequence ATGAGGCACCTTCAACGATTAAGCGACGGCGGGTCGCTTTTCACGCTCCCTTTCCGCGTGTTCATCATCATCACCGTTCTACTTACTCTTGCAACAACCCCTGCCGCGGCCCAGGACACGGTGGACGCCACGACCCTCGTGGGCAAATACATGTGCGGCTACCAGGGCTGGTTCGAGTGCCCGGGCGACGGGTCGGGCGGAGGGTGGTTCCACTGGTTCAACAGCCAGACGCCGTCGTATTCGTCGCTCAACGTCGACCTGTTCCCCGATTTCACCGAGTACGCGGCGAGCGAGCTGTTTCCCACGAACATGCACTACGCCGACGGCTCCGTGGTCAAGCTGAATTCCGCGTACCCGGAAGCGACGGAGATGCGCCACTTCAAGTGGATGAAGGACTACGGCATCGACGGCGCGTGGGTGCAGCGCTTCGGCCCCAAGCACGTGGGCTGGACCGATTTCACCAACAAGGTCCTTCTCAATTGTAAAAAGGCGGCCGAGACCTACGGCAGGGTGTTCGTGGTCATGTACGACGTTTCCGGCGCGAACAACGCCACGCTGTTCGACGACCTCACGAGCGACTGGAAATACCTCGTGGACACCTTTAAGGTCACGCAGAGCGTGCGGTACCTCAAATACAAGGGCAAGCCGCTCGTGTCGGTGTGGGGGTTCGGGTTTTCCGACAGGTCAATCACCACCGACGTGGCGCAGAACATCATCACCTGGTTCCAGACCGGCGCCGACCCCAAGTACCAGGCAACGATCATGGGCGGCGTGAATGACGACTGGCGCACCACCACCACGGCGTGGGCCACGGTGTGCCGGAGCGTCGACATCATCAGCCCGTGGCTCGTGGGCAGGTTCGGCGACACCGCCGGCGCCGATTCCTGGAAAGCAAGCCACCTGGTCCCCGACATCGCGGAATGTAAGAGCCTCGGCAAGGACTACCTGCCCGTGATATGGCCCGGGTTCTCCTGGGCGAACATGCACCAGGGCACCACGCCGCAGAACCAGATCCCGCGCCTGGGCGGCAAACTGTTCTGGGACCAGGCGTACAACTGCGTGAGCGCCGGCGCCACCATGCTCTACAACGCGATGTTCGACGAGGTGGACGAGGCCACGGCCATTCTCAAGGCGTGCCCGAAAAAATCGCTCGCGCCGGCAGACGGCTACACATTGACGCTTGACGCGGATGGATACAACCTGCCGAGCGACTGGTACCTGCGGCTGGCCGGACTCGCGAAGCAAATGCTCACGGGAAAGATTCCGGTGTCAAAGACCATGCCGATCGATCCGTCAAACCCGTCCCGGGTGGCAAAAGGCGTTTGTCAATCGATGCCGGGTTCCTGGATGGAAAGAATGTCCGTAAATGACAATACGCTCAGGATATTCCTGAAGTCGGCGGGACCGGTTGAGATCATGATTGAAAAGGTCAATGGCAGAATGGCAAAAGTGACCAGAGACAATGACGCGTCACGTACAATTGAAATCCCGATATCCGATTTGTCCAGCGGTGTGTATGTGGCGCGGATAAAGTCGGGAAACAGTGAATTTGTGTCCAAGATTGTTAGATAA